A stretch of the uncultured Desulfobacter sp. genome encodes the following:
- the tadA gene encoding tRNA adenosine(34) deaminase TadA: protein MNDEYYMMLALDEAKKAEKHDEVPVGAIVVDPTGTVIGQGYNCPISENDPTSHAEIKAIRSACRFMNNYRLPQTTLYVTIEPCIMCMGAIIHARIQRIVFGASDSKWGAAVSLYQMGSDLRLNHHPEIIQGICEKQTRQIIKSFFEAKRRNRDKHSCCGNPVG from the coding sequence ATGAATGATGAATATTACATGATGCTTGCCTTGGATGAGGCAAAAAAAGCCGAAAAACATGACGAGGTACCTGTTGGCGCCATTGTGGTGGACCCGACCGGAACGGTCATCGGACAGGGATATAACTGCCCGATATCAGAAAACGATCCCACAAGCCATGCTGAAATAAAAGCCATTCGCTCGGCTTGCAGATTCATGAATAATTATCGTCTGCCCCAAACAACACTTTATGTAACCATTGAACCATGCATCATGTGCATGGGGGCCATAATCCATGCCAGAATCCAGCGAATCGTTTTTGGCGCGTCCGATTCCAAGTGGGGGGCTGCGGTCTCCCTCTATCAAATGGGATCGGATTTACGATTAAACCATCACCCTGAAATTATTCAGGGAATATGTGAAAAACAGACAAGACAGATTATTAAAAGCTTTTTTGAGGCAAAAAGGAGAAACCGTGACAAACACAGTTGTTGTGGGAACCCAGTGGGGTGA
- a CDS encoding hemerythrin domain-containing protein, which produces MTNIIEWDKKYGVDVPELDECRKQLMDMFNSLIEMRTKKGDAKDVVNLVTDINDFSKMLFSKEEKVLGQKGYPDLDIHSKSHRRFVKKALGLRREIAEDVDNLLVEDILELRNLLVTHFESADTQFIPFLRIHRYVDECENKK; this is translated from the coding sequence ATGACCAATATTATTGAGTGGGATAAGAAATATGGCGTGGATGTGCCTGAACTTGATGAGTGCCGTAAACAGCTTATGGATATGTTTAATTCCCTCATTGAAATGCGGACAAAAAAGGGCGATGCAAAGGATGTTGTCAATTTGGTTACCGATATCAATGATTTCAGCAAGATGCTTTTTTCAAAGGAGGAAAAAGTTCTTGGCCAAAAAGGGTATCCGGATCTTGACATCCATTCAAAGTCCCATCGCCGGTTTGTTAAAAAAGCCCTTGGGCTTCGTCGTGAAATCGCAGAAGATGTTGATAATTTATTAGTTGAGGATATTTTGGAATTGCGGAACCTGCTTGTCACGCATTTTGAATCCGCAGATACCCAGTTTATTCCGTTCTTGAGAATTCACAGATATGTGGATGAGTGTGAAAATAAAAAATGA
- the ccsB gene encoding c-type cytochrome biogenesis protein CcsB has protein sequence MNSSLLLSAATFIYALASIFYIGSFSFKKQTFARLGFWVIVIGLVANTGGILLRWVESYHMGYGHAPFSNMYESLVFFSWTAAALYVFVECKYKESIIGVFVSPLIFLGIAYASFDPSITSKISPLIPALKSNWLIAHVITCFLGYAGFALAFGFSFMYFIKPKNPEKKRLFAKLPDWDTIDELTYQMIVFGFLFLTIGIITGSVWANSAWGKYWSWDPKETWSLITWFIYAIFLHLRLMRGWHGKNLAIVSIIGFIGVLFTYFGVNFLLSGLHSYG, from the coding sequence ATGAATTCATCCCTGCTATTATCGGCTGCAACATTTATCTATGCGTTGGCATCGATATTTTATATTGGATCTTTTTCTTTTAAAAAACAGACATTTGCCCGGCTTGGATTCTGGGTGATTGTTATTGGCTTGGTGGCCAATACCGGCGGGATTTTACTGCGCTGGGTGGAGTCTTACCATATGGGATACGGGCATGCACCCTTTTCCAATATGTATGAGTCTTTGGTCTTTTTTTCATGGACTGCCGCGGCGCTTTATGTCTTTGTGGAATGTAAATACAAGGAAAGCATCATTGGCGTTTTTGTCTCTCCCCTAATTTTTTTGGGTATTGCCTATGCGAGCTTTGATCCGTCCATCACATCAAAAATCTCACCGTTGATCCCGGCCCTTAAGTCCAACTGGCTTATTGCCCATGTAATTACATGTTTTCTTGGATACGCAGGCTTTGCGCTTGCTTTTGGCTTCAGCTTTATGTATTTCATCAAACCCAAAAATCCTGAAAAAAAACGTTTGTTTGCAAAATTGCCGGACTGGGATACCATTGATGAGCTGACCTACCAAATGATTGTATTCGGGTTTCTATTTTTGACCATTGGTATTATCACAGGCTCGGTCTGGGCCAATTCCGCTTGGGGTAAATATTGGTCCTGGGATCCTAAAGAGACCTGGTCGTTGATTACCTGGTTTATTTACGCCATTTTTCTGCACCTGAGGTTAATGCGCGGGTGGCATGGGAAAAACCTTGCTATTGTTTCCATTATTGGATTTATAGGCGTACTGTTTACCTATTTTGGGGTAAATTTTCTTTTATCCGGGCTTCACAGTTACGGATAA
- the hemL gene encoding glutamate-1-semialdehyde 2,1-aminomutase: protein MERTKSAALFSSAKNLIPGGVNSPVRACGSVGGEPVFIEKGEGARLFDADGNAYIDYVLSWGPLILGHRPGPVVDALKKVLESGTSFGAPTAVENELAQLVVDSVASVDMVRMVNSGTEATMSAIRLARGVTGRDLIVKFDGCYHGHADTLLVAAGSGVATLGIPGSPGVPADVIRNTLSLPYNDIEGFEQLMAEKGKDIACVILEPVAGNMGMVAPDPLFLKTLRSETAAHGALLIFDEVMTGFRVGGRRCAQGYFDIDPDLTCFGKVIGGGLPVGAYGGKREIMAQIAPGGSIYQAGTLSGNPLAMAAGVATLKALESDQLYADMDRRADMLVNGLQAAADDAGIPFSAGHFGSMAGFFFTGQKVRNFDDAKTCDLDRFAKFYRGMLAKGVYLAPSQFEACFISAAHTDEDIENTLAAARQVMAEI, encoded by the coding sequence ATGGAACGTACTAAATCAGCCGCTTTATTTTCATCGGCCAAAAATTTGATACCCGGTGGGGTTAATTCGCCGGTAAGGGCCTGCGGTTCAGTGGGCGGGGAGCCCGTTTTCATTGAAAAAGGAGAGGGTGCAAGGCTTTTTGACGCTGACGGCAACGCTTATATTGATTACGTCTTGTCCTGGGGGCCGCTTATTCTTGGCCATCGCCCCGGGCCTGTGGTTGATGCGTTGAAAAAAGTGCTGGAGTCGGGCACAAGTTTTGGTGCGCCCACTGCCGTTGAAAATGAGTTGGCCCAGCTTGTTGTGGATTCAGTGGCTTCCGTGGATATGGTCAGAATGGTTAACTCCGGCACCGAGGCGACCATGAGTGCAATCCGTCTGGCAAGGGGCGTTACGGGCCGGGATTTGATTGTTAAATTTGACGGATGTTACCATGGCCATGCAGATACGTTACTTGTGGCCGCCGGGTCCGGTGTGGCTACTTTGGGGATTCCCGGAAGTCCGGGGGTTCCTGCTGATGTGATCCGAAATACGTTGTCTTTACCGTACAACGACATAGAAGGGTTTGAACAGCTCATGGCTGAAAAGGGCAAAGACATCGCCTGTGTGATTCTTGAGCCTGTGGCGGGGAACATGGGCATGGTCGCGCCTGATCCTCTGTTTTTAAAAACATTGCGCAGTGAGACTGCAGCTCATGGCGCCCTGTTGATTTTTGATGAAGTCATGACCGGATTTAGGGTTGGGGGCAGAAGGTGCGCCCAAGGGTATTTTGATATTGATCCTGACTTGACCTGCTTTGGTAAAGTGATCGGTGGCGGACTGCCCGTGGGGGCCTATGGCGGAAAACGCGAAATTATGGCCCAGATTGCCCCTGGGGGATCTATTTACCAGGCCGGGACTTTGTCAGGTAATCCTCTGGCCATGGCCGCAGGCGTCGCCACGTTAAAAGCGCTTGAAAGTGACCAGCTCTACGCTGATATGGACCGCCGGGCAGATATGCTGGTTAATGGTCTTCAAGCTGCAGCCGATGACGCAGGGATTCCTTTTTCTGCCGGACATTTCGGCTCTATGGCCGGGTTCTTTTTTACCGGTCAGAAAGTACGCAATTTTGATGATGCCAAAACCTGTGATCTGGACCGCTTTGCTAAATTTTACCGGGGCATGTTGGCCAAAGGTGTTTATCTTGCGCCATCACAGTTTGAGGCCTGTTTTATCTCTGCCGCCCATACGGACGAGGATATTGAAAACACCCTTGCCGCCGCACGGCAGGTCATGGCGGAAATTTAA
- a CDS encoding cytochrome c biogenesis protein ResB: MKQKDSFADQIWMFFASVKLTVYTLVLLAVTSIIGTVVLQNASPEAYIRLYGPGGYNMIQVLDLDSMYQAWWYLLLMVVLCVNIVVCSIDRLSVTWKIIFPKNISVNPRRFEKAKNRQEFDCHLPMEQVAGRAKQILAGRAGKVIEKTDNTNLIFYAEKGRWSRLGVYVVHASVLMLLAGALIGSALGFKANLRLDEGQTADTVFDAHTRLPIKLPFTVRCNDFQVKFYDTGAPDEFKSSLSILENNQESFTKDILVNHPLRYKGINIFQASYGATTPDQALFEITDSETGTVETHTIKNGGGVSLPADAGKFIFEGFMPHYDFNGHNLGEAFIGRLDTANGRNVQVVLPTKFPTFDKMRKGRFTVEVKSWDQAYYTGLQVTKDPGVPFVYTGFLLMIIGCWVTFFVSHQSVCIGLEQAGSGNTRMWVAGRANRNAQGTNLIVKKLVKELKEVSGK; encoded by the coding sequence TTGAAACAAAAAGACAGCTTTGCCGACCAGATTTGGATGTTTTTTGCCTCGGTGAAACTCACTGTTTATACCCTGGTGCTATTAGCCGTAACCTCTATTATCGGCACTGTGGTGTTGCAGAATGCAAGCCCTGAAGCCTATATCAGGCTTTACGGCCCGGGGGGGTACAATATGATTCAGGTACTTGATCTGGACAGCATGTATCAGGCCTGGTGGTATCTGTTGCTCATGGTGGTATTATGCGTTAATATTGTCGTATGTTCCATTGACCGGCTTTCAGTGACCTGGAAAATTATTTTTCCTAAAAATATTTCAGTTAATCCACGGCGGTTTGAAAAAGCTAAAAACAGGCAGGAGTTTGACTGTCACCTTCCCATGGAGCAGGTTGCCGGCCGAGCAAAGCAGATTCTTGCCGGCCGGGCCGGTAAGGTGATTGAAAAGACAGATAACACAAATCTGATATTTTATGCGGAAAAGGGGCGGTGGTCCCGCCTTGGGGTTTATGTTGTTCATGCAAGTGTGCTGATGCTGCTTGCCGGTGCCCTGATCGGGTCTGCGTTGGGATTTAAGGCCAATTTGCGCCTTGATGAGGGGCAAACCGCCGATACGGTGTTTGATGCCCATACACGGTTGCCCATAAAACTGCCGTTCACGGTCAGGTGTAATGACTTTCAGGTTAAATTTTACGATACAGGGGCGCCAGACGAATTTAAATCCAGTTTGAGTATTCTTGAAAACAACCAGGAGAGCTTCACAAAGGATATTCTGGTCAATCATCCGTTAAGGTACAAGGGGATCAATATCTTCCAGGCGTCCTACGGTGCAACCACACCTGATCAGGCCCTGTTTGAAATTACTGACAGTGAAACCGGCACGGTTGAGACGCACACCATAAAAAACGGCGGGGGCGTGTCACTGCCGGCTGATGCCGGGAAATTTATATTTGAAGGCTTTATGCCCCATTATGATTTCAACGGTCATAACCTTGGAGAGGCTTTTATCGGCCGCCTTGACACAGCCAATGGCCGGAATGTCCAGGTTGTATTGCCCACAAAGTTTCCCACGTTCGATAAAATGCGCAAAGGCAGGTTTACCGTTGAAGTCAAATCCTGGGATCAGGCTTATTATACCGGCCTTCAGGTGACAAAGGATCCAGGTGTGCCCTTTGTGTACACAGGCTTTTTGCTTATGATTATCGGCTGCTGGGTAACTTTTTTTGTTTCCCATCAGTCTGTGTGTATCGGCCTTGAGCAAGCCGGGTCCGGAAATACACGGATGTGGGTGGCCGGTCGGGCCAACCGCAACGCCCAGGGCACCAATTTGATCGTTAAAAAACTAGTGAAGGAATTAAAGGAAGTATCAGGCAAATGA
- the qrcA gene encoding menaquinone reductase multiheme cytochrome c subunit QrcA, producing MSELENKANDGPGDGAHHGTNNGPKDDKGLGLGVIFFMGAFLVCFLSGWLLFPKLLYSKKEQPFNFDHSLHVEETGDCETCHFLREDGTFSGIPGIEACMECHTDEPMGETDDEAVFAEEYVAQGKEVPWLIYAKQPDCVYFSHAAHTVAGGMDCKTCHGHIGESSSSRPYEENRITGYSRDIWGKNIWGIKKNSWDRMKMDDCAACHLEEMGHKGYCFQCHK from the coding sequence ATGAGCGAGTTAGAAAACAAAGCAAACGATGGTCCTGGGGATGGTGCGCATCATGGCACCAACAACGGTCCAAAAGATGACAAAGGGTTAGGCCTTGGTGTCATCTTTTTTATGGGGGCATTTCTGGTATGTTTCCTGTCGGGCTGGCTGCTGTTTCCAAAATTGCTTTATTCAAAAAAGGAGCAGCCGTTTAATTTCGATCACAGCCTTCACGTTGAAGAAACAGGTGATTGTGAAACCTGCCATTTTCTCAGAGAAGATGGTACTTTCTCCGGAATCCCGGGCATAGAAGCCTGTATGGAATGCCATACGGATGAGCCCATGGGTGAAACCGACGACGAAGCCGTGTTTGCCGAGGAGTATGTGGCCCAAGGCAAAGAAGTACCCTGGCTGATTTATGCTAAACAGCCTGATTGCGTCTATTTTTCCCATGCAGCTCATACCGTTGCAGGCGGCATGGATTGTAAGACTTGCCATGGTCACATTGGTGAGTCCTCATCTTCGCGGCCCTATGAGGAAAATAGAATTACCGGCTACAGCCGTGATATCTGGGGCAAAAATATCTGGGGGATCAAAAAGAATTCCTGGGATCGCATGAAGATGGATGATTGTGCGGCTTGCCACTTGGAAGAAATGGGTCACAAAGGCTACTGCTTCCAGTGCCACAAGTAA
- the qrcB gene encoding menaquinone reductase molybdopterin-binding-like subunit QrcB: MKIDRRSFLGLGLGAAAGIALSPVGVKLTDDSSIWTQNWPWTPVPEDGEITYDQSVCGLCPGACGISVRKINGRPVKIEGLDDYPINYGGACLHGIAGLQYLYDPARIKTPLKKNGNKFEKISWDEAIALVAGKLGEIRESGSPESLGLITGAGNGSIPQLFKRFMAAFGSANTYTMPSLESNLALTAATLHSEDRSLGFDLDHSDFILSFGAAIIEGWGSPVACIQANASRHERKAKLVQVDYRMSNTACAADKIIAVKPGTEADLALGLCAVLLEKTKIAKDSLSGNESKAAFADMLKKEYSLEKVEQLTGVKAADVEALAMAFIKAKAPVAVPGKGRGDVGQNLREFAAVHALNALAGRLNKEGGVFVMWPAGYLSFPENVIDDVAEQGAGKAKLAGSVNELVDKLETDGGLSALFIYNANPCYALNNPEKVKAAMDKVGFKVSFSSFMDETALKSDVVLPASIFLERLEDVASGAGLAKTVVGLCRPMVKPIFDTKHPGDALILLAQAMGDSMAESFAWDSYDACLEEVTEKVWDTLSEDGYVVIDDKPPVGTPTTDFTFLASATKVAETMGEGDYTLVPVDKMRLAGGSMASSPFAVKTVSDTVIAGKFSVVEINPASAGALKDGDIAVLKTAMGTAKVKIGLNEGIMPGVIGMPRGLGHTFNNPYVAGKGVNVNDLIGPVIEPGSGLDAAFGVKASLSKA, translated from the coding sequence ATGAAAATTGACAGACGAAGCTTCTTGGGATTGGGACTTGGCGCGGCAGCCGGCATTGCGCTTTCCCCTGTGGGTGTCAAGCTGACAGATGATTCTTCCATCTGGACCCAGAATTGGCCCTGGACCCCTGTTCCTGAAGACGGCGAAATAACCTATGACCAATCCGTATGCGGCCTGTGCCCAGGTGCCTGCGGTATCAGCGTCAGAAAAATAAACGGACGGCCTGTTAAGATCGAAGGCCTGGACGATTATCCGATAAATTACGGTGGTGCTTGTCTTCACGGCATTGCCGGTTTGCAGTATCTTTATGATCCTGCCAGAATCAAAACGCCGTTAAAGAAAAACGGAAACAAGTTTGAAAAAATTTCCTGGGATGAGGCCATCGCTCTTGTCGCTGGAAAATTGGGTGAGATTCGTGAGAGCGGTTCACCTGAATCCCTCGGTCTGATCACTGGTGCCGGCAACGGCTCCATACCTCAGCTTTTTAAACGGTTTATGGCGGCTTTCGGCTCTGCCAATACCTATACCATGCCAAGCCTGGAATCCAACCTGGCGTTGACGGCTGCAACCCTGCACAGCGAAGACCGGAGTCTTGGGTTTGATTTGGATCATTCCGATTTCATTTTAAGCTTTGGTGCGGCTATTATTGAAGGATGGGGATCGCCTGTTGCCTGTATCCAGGCCAATGCCTCAAGACATGAACGCAAGGCCAAGCTTGTACAGGTGGATTACAGAATGTCCAATACAGCCTGTGCCGCTGATAAGATTATCGCCGTGAAACCCGGCACCGAAGCCGATCTGGCTTTAGGGCTTTGTGCGGTACTGCTTGAAAAAACAAAGATCGCAAAAGATTCGCTTTCCGGAAACGAAAGCAAAGCTGCTTTTGCTGATATGCTGAAAAAAGAATATTCTCTCGAAAAAGTCGAGCAGCTTACAGGTGTTAAAGCTGCGGATGTTGAAGCCCTTGCCATGGCGTTCATCAAGGCCAAGGCGCCTGTTGCCGTGCCTGGAAAGGGCAGGGGGGACGTGGGGCAAAACCTTCGTGAATTCGCTGCAGTCCATGCCCTTAATGCTCTGGCAGGCCGCCTGAATAAAGAAGGCGGTGTGTTTGTTATGTGGCCGGCCGGTTATTTGAGTTTTCCTGAAAATGTCATAGACGATGTTGCCGAACAAGGCGCAGGAAAGGCCAAGCTTGCCGGTTCCGTTAATGAACTGGTTGATAAACTTGAAACGGATGGGGGGCTTTCCGCCCTGTTTATTTACAATGCCAATCCATGCTATGCTTTGAACAATCCTGAAAAAGTAAAAGCTGCCATGGATAAAGTTGGATTCAAAGTCAGCTTTAGTTCTTTCATGGATGAAACGGCCCTTAAATCTGACGTAGTTCTGCCGGCATCCATTTTTCTTGAACGCCTCGAAGATGTTGCTTCCGGCGCAGGGCTTGCTAAAACCGTCGTGGGGCTGTGTCGGCCCATGGTTAAACCCATATTTGACACCAAACACCCTGGAGATGCACTGATTCTTCTCGCCCAGGCGATGGGAGACAGCATGGCGGAAAGTTTTGCATGGGACTCCTATGATGCCTGTCTTGAAGAAGTCACGGAAAAAGTTTGGGATACCCTGTCCGAAGACGGGTATGTCGTTATTGATGATAAGCCGCCTGTGGGAACCCCGACAACGGATTTCACCTTCCTTGCTTCTGCAACTAAAGTTGCCGAAACCATGGGAGAAGGCGATTATACACTGGTACCTGTTGATAAAATGCGACTTGCAGGCGGTTCAATGGCATCTTCTCCTTTTGCTGTTAAAACCGTTTCCGATACGGTCATTGCAGGCAAATTTAGTGTCGTTGAAATTAATCCGGCCTCTGCAGGCGCTTTGAAAGACGGTGATATTGCTGTCCTTAAAACCGCCATGGGAACGGCAAAGGTGAAAATCGGCCTTAATGAAGGCATCATGCCCGGCGTGATTGGTATGCCAAGGGGACTTGGACACACCTTCAACAATCCTTATGTGGCCGGTAAAGGTGTCAATGTCAATGATCTGATCGGCCCGGTCATCGAGCCTGGTTCAGGACTGGATGCTGCCTTTGGAGTTAAAGCCTCCCTTTCCAAGGCGTAA
- the qrcC gene encoding menaquinone reductase iron-sulfur cluster-binding subunit QrcC yields the protein MIENKKVHKFGMVIDLDKCTGCGACMVSCMSENNVPFKEDESNKKDSITWMRVYKLTNGKSFPETEVVYLPRPCQHCGGIGDHGHSPCVSVCPATATDYGYDTGIVSQIYTRCFGCRYCMGACPYHARYFNWWDPKWPEGMENYLSPNVSPRMRGVVEKCSFCYHRYQLAREKAIVEDRDIEEMEYQTACTTACPAGAIVFGDLNNPAHKVHQIVKPDPHPDPMNHKVVGKSRNPKVFRLLERLGTNTKVYYMSEREWVRKAGDNYLKGEWENVKTHHGASSSHG from the coding sequence ATGATAGAAAATAAAAAAGTCCATAAGTTCGGAATGGTTATTGATCTGGACAAATGCACGGGATGTGGTGCCTGTATGGTCTCGTGCATGTCCGAGAATAACGTTCCGTTTAAGGAGGATGAATCCAACAAAAAGGACAGCATCACCTGGATGCGGGTGTACAAACTGACCAATGGAAAGTCCTTTCCTGAAACAGAAGTTGTTTATCTGCCCCGTCCCTGCCAGCACTGTGGTGGTATCGGTGATCATGGTCATTCTCCATGCGTGTCCGTATGCCCTGCTACGGCAACCGATTATGGTTATGATACAGGTATTGTCAGCCAGATCTATACCCGCTGCTTTGGCTGTCGGTACTGCATGGGAGCTTGCCCATACCATGCCAGATACTTTAACTGGTGGGATCCAAAATGGCCCGAGGGTATGGAAAACTACTTGAGCCCCAATGTGTCGCCGCGTATGCGTGGTGTGGTTGAGAAATGCTCATTTTGCTATCACAGGTATCAACTGGCCCGGGAAAAGGCCATTGTTGAAGACCGTGACATAGAAGAGATGGAGTATCAGACCGCATGCACCACCGCATGTCCGGCTGGTGCCATTGTGTTTGGAGACCTGAACAACCCTGCTCACAAGGTCCATCAGATTGTTAAACCCGATCCCCATCCCGACCCCATGAATCATAAAGTTGTGGGTAAATCCAGAAACCCGAAAGTTTTCAGGTTGCTTGAACGTCTTGGCACCAATACCAAGGTGTATTACATGTCTGAACGGGAATGGGTCAGAAAGGCCGGGGACAACTACCTTAAAGGTGAGTGGGAAAATGTTAAAACCCATCATGGGGCGTCTTCATCCCATGGTTAA
- the mpl gene encoding UDP-N-acetylmuramate:L-alanyl-gamma-D-glutamyl-meso-diaminopimelate ligase has product MTDSIKRIHLIAACGTGMGTLACILKKMGYTVTGSDQNVYPPMSDFLIDNGITLFSGFHPANISEDPEQVPDLVIIGNAVTRENPEAVAVMERGLSYMSMPQAVNRFIAGDKKIILVTGTHGKTTTSAIMAHLLETAGLGPSFMIGGILKDYNSSFKIGDGEYMVIEGDEYDTAFFDKGPKFMHYDPFITIMTGIEFDHADIFDDLDHICRAFEALVSKIKNQSRIIACKENANLMKVLDQACAVNLETYGTNAMWQVHDHRLSSTPDAVTGRLHTLARITGLGTALEIQTDLPGYHNLLNATACIAAARSLGIKEADIARGLSTFSGVKRRQEIRGQVAGITVMDDFAHHPTAVRETIAAVKPFYPQGRLIAVFEPRTNTSMRNIFQDTYPACFDLADLTCICSPGVKKNIPEKERFSPERLAKDICKRGRVAHHFNDPSEVIDFLALELRPKDLVLVMSNGGFDNIHQRILERLG; this is encoded by the coding sequence ATGACGGATTCAATTAAGCGGATTCATCTGATCGCAGCCTGTGGCACCGGCATGGGGACTTTGGCCTGTATTTTAAAAAAGATGGGGTATACTGTCACAGGGTCAGATCAGAATGTTTATCCGCCCATGAGTGATTTTCTTATAGACAACGGGATTACTTTGTTTAGCGGATTTCACCCGGCCAATATCAGTGAGGACCCGGAACAGGTTCCGGACCTTGTGATTATCGGCAATGCCGTGACACGTGAGAACCCGGAGGCCGTTGCCGTAATGGAAAGAGGGCTTTCCTACATGTCCATGCCCCAGGCGGTGAACCGATTTATCGCCGGTGACAAGAAGATTATTCTTGTCACCGGTACTCACGGAAAGACAACCACCTCTGCCATTATGGCTCATTTGCTCGAAACAGCAGGGCTTGGCCCCTCATTTATGATTGGGGGGATTTTAAAAGATTATAACTCTTCGTTTAAAATCGGTGACGGGGAATATATGGTAATAGAAGGAGATGAGTATGATACGGCCTTTTTTGATAAGGGTCCGAAATTTATGCATTATGATCCTTTTATAACCATTATGACCGGCATTGAGTTTGATCATGCCGATATTTTTGATGACCTGGATCATATTTGCCGGGCCTTTGAGGCCCTGGTGTCAAAGATCAAGAATCAAAGTCGTATTATTGCCTGCAAGGAAAATGCTAATTTGATGAAGGTGCTGGATCAGGCGTGTGCGGTAAATCTTGAGACTTACGGTACAAACGCCATGTGGCAGGTGCATGACCATCGCCTGAGCAGTACGCCGGACGCCGTTACGGGACGTTTGCACACCCTTGCCCGCATCACAGGACTTGGTACGGCTCTCGAGATACAAACGGACCTGCCCGGGTACCACAACCTTCTTAATGCAACGGCCTGTATTGCCGCAGCCCGCAGTCTGGGAATAAAAGAGGCTGATATTGCTCGTGGGCTTTCAACCTTTAGCGGGGTTAAAAGACGTCAGGAAATAAGGGGGCAGGTTGCCGGTATCACGGTGATGGATGATTTTGCTCATCATCCGACCGCTGTTAGAGAGACCATTGCCGCAGTCAAACCGTTTTATCCCCAGGGCCGTTTGATTGCCGTGTTTGAGCCAAGAACAAATACCAGCATGAGAAATATTTTTCAAGATACCTATCCCGCATGCTTTGACCTGGCCGATCTTACGTGTATCTGTTCGCCCGGGGTTAAAAAGAATATTCCCGAAAAAGAGCGGTTTTCTCCCGAGCGTTTGGCTAAAGATATCTGCAAAAGGGGCAGGGTGGCTCACCATTTCAATGACCCAAGTGAGGTCATAGATTTTCTTGCTCTGGAGCTTAGGCCCAAAGATCTTGTTCTGGTCATGTCCAATGGTGGGTTTGATAATATTCACCAGCGGATTTTGGAGCGGTTGGGGTGA